A stretch of DNA from Candidatus Cybelea sp.:
AGAGCGTCACGTTGACGGCGATCGTCAGCTGGGGAAGAAAATTGTTGAGCTGATTGATCGGTTGAGCCGGAACGATCTGCGCGGGCGCGCGCGCAGTCGTCGCGGCCGTCGCGGTCGCCGCGGCAAGAAAAGCGCGCCGCTTCATCGATACGCGCCCAATGTCGTCGCCAAAAAGAAGACCGAAAAGATCATGTTCGAGAGAAAGACGCGCTCGTTGATGACGAACAAATTGGCGCCGCTGCGAAATAGGTGCTCTTCATAGAGAACCAAGACCGCGACGGCGACGACGCCGAGATAGTAAGGGCGCCCGGCGCCGTCCAGGATGCCGGCCCACGCCAGCAGGCCGAGCATTCCCAGATGCAGAGCAATGGGTACGAGCCGGCCGCTGCGCTCGCCGAAGCGAGCCGGCAGCGAGCGAATCCCCTGCGCGCGATCGACTCCGAAGTCCATCAGCGCGTAGATGATGTCGAAGCCCGCGACCCAGATCGTCACGGCGGCAAAGAGCGCAACCGCCGACGGCGTAATCCTCCCGGCAATGCCGACGTAGGCGCCAAGGGGAGCGAGACCGTCGACGGCTCCCAGCACGAAATGAGTCAGCCACGTGAAGCGCTTGCAGAGCGGATAGATCAGCAAGAGCACGACAGCGATCGGCAGCAGCTTGAGGCACAGTGGGTTTAGCATCCACGCTGCCCATAAAAGAATGCTGAGGCCGATGGCCATCGCCCACAGCATGCTCGAAGGCGGCAGCGACCCGCTAGCGAGCGCTCGCCTTTGCGTCCGGGGGTTTTGTGCGTCGATCTCGCGGTCTAAGAACCGATTGGCCGCCATCGCCGCGGTGCGCGCCCCGAGTACCGCCAGCGTGATCCACGCCAGCTTTGCCGGCGCGGGAAGTCCGTGCGCCGCGAGAATCGCGCCGACGTAGGCGAAGGGCAAAGCAAAGAGCGTGTGCTCGATGCGGATCTCGCGCAAGAAAAGACGAATCCCGTTCAAACGCACCCTTACGGTTCGTTTCGCGACTGCATCAGCCGTTCGTAGGCGTGCATGCCTTGCCCGGACCACGGATCGGGACGCAGCGCCTTCGCGATACGGTCGAGCCCGTAGGCGCTCCAGCGCTCGCTAACGAGGCGGCGAGTCGCGGCGTCCATCAGCATCTCCGGCGGCCATTCCCGCGTGTATCCTTCGGACGCGTCTTTACGGGTCGCGTCGATGCCGATCTTCGTGCCGTACGCGATGCTGTAGGAACCATGGTCGAGGTCGTCGACCGGCCCCGGCATCGTCACCACGTCGCGCTCGGGCGCGAGGTTGTTGAGCACGGACCACGCGACCTCGCGCGTTTGCGAGACGTCGACGTCGGCGTCGACCACGATCAAGACGCGCGTGAGCATCATCATGTGCCCCAATCCCCAGAGCGCGTTCATCACCTTCTTCGCCTGACCCGGATAGGTTTTGCGAATCGAGACCAGGGCGAGATTGTGGAAGCCGCCTTCGACCGGGAGGTTCATGTCGACCACCTCGGGCAGCATCGCCTGCAGCAACGGCAGGAAGATGCGCTCCGTGGCCTTGCCCAGCCACGCGTCTTCCATCGGCGGTTTGCCGACGACGGTAGCGGCGTAGATCGGTTTGCGGCGGTGCGTAATGCACGTAACGTGAAACGTTGGATAACGGTCGGCCAAGCTATAGACGCCGGTGTGATCGCCGAATGGGCCTTCGAGCCGAAGGTCTTCGTTGTCAACGTAACCTTCGAGGACGAACTCAGCGTCGGCCGGCACGAGGAGGTCGACCTGCTTGGCCGGCGTTAGCTCGACGGGCTTTCCGCGTAAGAGGCCGGCGAACGCAAACTCGTCGAGCAGCGGCGGAAGCGGGGCGGTCGCCGCGTAGGTGAGCACCGGGTCCGTGCCGATGGCGACGGCGACCGGTACTCGCGTGCCCCAGGCATCGGCGTGTGCGCGTCCGTGTTTGTGCCGCTGCCAGTGCATGCCGGTCTCCGTCGCGCCGTACACTTGCATGCGATACATTCCGACGTTGGTGCGCCCGCTGTGCGGGTCTTTCGTGATGACGAGCGGCAACGTGATGAACGGCCCGGCGTCCCGCGGCCAGGTCGTCAAGACCGGCAGCTTCGTCAAATCGGGCTTCTCCATGACGACATCCTGCGCGCTCCCTGCGTTGACGGTCTTCGGGATCGCGTTTGCGAGCGGCGCGAAGGCCAGTGCACCGCCGATCTTCTCGACGATCGATCCGCTGGGCGGGCGCATCGCCGTCAGCGCGGCAACGCGCGCCGCGACTTCGTCGAGGCTCGCGGCCCCCAGCGCCATGGCCATCCGGTGCGCGGTTCCGAACTGATTGGTCAAAACGGGGAAGCTGGATCCTTTGACATCGGTAAAGAGCAGCGCCGGGCCGCCCGCCTTCACCACGCGGTTGGCGATCTCGCTGATCTCGAGCCGGGGATCGACCCTTTCCGAAACGACGTGCAGTTCGCCGGCCTTGCGCAACGCTTCGACGAACGCCTCGAGCGAACGGAATGCCATGGCGCCGTCCTTATGCGCGGGGCGGCTTAACCCTCGCGCGCCGGAAAGGCCGCGACGAAACGCGCACCGCCGCGGGACGAGTCGTCGACGACGACTCCGCCTCCGTGCGCCGACGCGATCCAGCGGACGATGGCCAGGCCGAGGCCCGCACCGGAACCGTCGTTTGAAAGCCGGTAGAAACGCTCGAAGACGCGTTCCCGATCGTCGCGCGGGACACCGACGCCGTCGTCTTCGACGACGATCTCACAGACGCGGCCGTTGCATCGCGAACGAATGCCCACGGTCCGGCGAGCGTGGCGGATCGCATTTTCAAGCAGGTTGCGCACCAGTTCGCGCAAGCGGCGTTCGTCGCCGTCGACGATGGCGCTGCCTGCGCTTACGTCGAGCGTGACGCCGCGTGCGTCGGCAAGCGGCTGCGTTTCGCGCGACGTGAGGTTGACGATCGCGGCAAGATCGAGCGGTTCGCAGTGCAGCACGCGCTGTGCCGGATCTCGCGCCAGCGTCAGCAGGTCGGTGACGACGTCGGCGGCCTCGAGCGCGGTTCGTGCGATCGTCTCGAACGCCGTGCGGCTCTCTTGCGTAGCGTTCGCGCGCGCGGCTTGCGCGACCGCGGCGATCGCCGTGAGCGGCGAGCGCAGCTCGTGCGCGGCGTCACCCGTAAAGCGGCGTTCGCGCTCGCGTGCCGCTTCGAGCGGCGCGATCGCCGTGCGCGCCAATAGGTACGAAGCGACCGCTACGACGACTACCAGCGGCAAGTCGAATTCGGCGATCGTTGCCACGACGCGATGCATTGCCGCCGCGAACCCGGCGCTCGCCTCCGGCGTATTGAGTGCCGGGCCGAGCATCGAGCTGTATTCACGGGCAATGAAAGCGTAGGCGCCGATGCTCAGAGCTGCAAGGACGCAAATGAAAACGCAGAGGTAGAGTGCTGCCGTGCGAACGACTAACGAGGCGCGAATCAACCTTTCGTCTTTCGAAGGGATTGGCGAGGGAGCCTCCGGGACGGCTCCCGGAGCCGGCGAGCTACGCCTTCACGCGATATCCGATGCCCCAGACCGTCTCGATGATGCCTCTTGCGCCGAGCTTCCCGAGCTTTCGGCGCAGCTGGCTGATATAGACGTCGACGATGTTGCTCGATCCGTCAAAATCGTAATCCCAGATGCGTTCGACGATCTGCGCGCGAGAGAGGGCGATGCCGGCGTTGCGTGCGAGGAACTCGAGGAGGCGAAACTCCGTCGCCCCCAACGCGACGGGCTTGCCTTCGTACGTGACGTTACGCGCAGCGAGATCGACACGCAGCGCGCCTACGTCGAGGACGCCGAACAGGGGCCGTTCGCCGCGACGCAGCATCGCGCTTACGCGCGCGATCAGCTCCTCCTCGACAAACGGCTTCACGAGATAGTCGTCGGCGCCGCAGTTGAGACCGGCGACCCGGTCTTCGACCGCATCGCGCGCGGTCAGCATGAGGATCGGCGTCTGGACGCCGGCAGCCCGTGCGTTGCGCGCGAGAGTAAAGCCGTCGAGCCCTGGGAGGCCCACGTCGACGACCGCGACGTCGTACGTGCGGCTGACCAGATGGTCGAGCCCGGTCTCGCCGTCCGAGACGACGTTGGCCGCGTACTTTCGCGTCTCGAGCATTTTGCGGATCGAGTCGGCGACCGCGGCGTTATCTTCTACTACGAG
This window harbors:
- a CDS encoding menaquinone biosynthesis decarboxylase, which gives rise to MAFRSLEAFVEALRKAGELHVVSERVDPRLEISEIANRVVKAGGPALLFTDVKGSSFPVLTNQFGTAHRMAMALGAASLDEVAARVAALTAMRPPSGSIVEKIGGALAFAPLANAIPKTVNAGSAQDVVMEKPDLTKLPVLTTWPRDAGPFITLPLVITKDPHSGRTNVGMYRMQVYGATETGMHWQRHKHGRAHADAWGTRVPVAVAIGTDPVLTYAATAPLPPLLDEFAFAGLLRGKPVELTPAKQVDLLVPADAEFVLEGYVDNEDLRLEGPFGDHTGVYSLADRYPTFHVTCITHRRKPIYAATVVGKPPMEDAWLGKATERIFLPLLQAMLPEVVDMNLPVEGGFHNLALVSIRKTYPGQAKKVMNALWGLGHMMMLTRVLIVVDADVDVSQTREVAWSVLNNLAPERDVVTMPGPVDDLDHGSYSIAYGTKIGIDATRKDASEGYTREWPPEMLMDAATRRLVSERWSAYGLDRIAKALRPDPWSGQGMHAYERLMQSRNEP
- a CDS encoding 4-hydroxybenzoate octaprenyltransferase; this translates as MNGIRLFLREIRIEHTLFALPFAYVGAILAAHGLPAPAKLAWITLAVLGARTAAMAANRFLDREIDAQNPRTQRRALASGSLPPSSMLWAMAIGLSILLWAAWMLNPLCLKLLPIAVVLLLIYPLCKRFTWLTHFVLGAVDGLAPLGAYVGIAGRITPSAVALFAAVTIWVAGFDIIYALMDFGVDRAQGIRSLPARFGERSGRLVPIALHLGMLGLLAWAGILDGAGRPYYLGVVAVAVLVLYEEHLFRSGANLFVINERVFLSNMIFSVFFLATTLGAYR
- a CDS encoding HAMP domain-containing sensor histidine kinase — translated: MIRASLVVRTAALYLCVFICVLAALSIGAYAFIAREYSSMLGPALNTPEASAGFAAAMHRVVATIAEFDLPLVVVVAVASYLLARTAIAPLEAARERERRFTGDAAHELRSPLTAIAAVAQAARANATQESRTAFETIARTALEAADVVTDLLTLARDPAQRVLHCEPLDLAAIVNLTSRETQPLADARGVTLDVSAGSAIVDGDERRLRELVRNLLENAIRHARRTVGIRSRCNGRVCEIVVEDDGVGVPRDDRERVFERFYRLSNDGSGAGLGLAIVRWIASAHGGGVVVDDSSRGGARFVAAFPAREG
- a CDS encoding response regulator transcription factor; this encodes MRILVVEDNAAVADSIRKMLETRKYAANVVSDGETGLDHLVSRTYDVAVVDVGLPGLDGFTLARNARAAGVQTPILMLTARDAVEDRVAGLNCGADDYLVKPFVEEELIARVSAMLRRGERPLFGVLDVGALRVDLAARNVTYEGKPVALGATEFRLLEFLARNAGIALSRAQIVERIWDYDFDGSSNIVDVYISQLRRKLGKLGARGIIETVWGIGYRVKA